In Bacillus sp. SB49, a single window of DNA contains:
- a CDS encoding 2OG-Fe(II) oxygenase, with amino-acid sequence MATHVNEASIFDHTGSRIVTEDRDVTILAKMEEPKIAILGNVVSEEECEALIRLSKDKVNRSKIGSDHDVSDIRTSSSAFLPDDELTGRIEKRLAQIMNVPVEHGEGIHILHYKPGQEYKAHHDYFRSTSRAAKNPRISTLVLYLNDVEEGGETYFPEMNLTVSPHKGMAVYFEYFYNDPAINERTLHGGSPVTAGEKWAATMWVRRQQYR; translated from the coding sequence GTGGCAACACATGTAAATGAAGCATCTATTTTCGATCATACGGGAAGCAGGATTGTGACAGAGGATCGTGACGTGACGATTCTTGCGAAGATGGAAGAACCGAAGATCGCTATATTGGGAAATGTCGTCAGTGAGGAAGAGTGTGAAGCGTTGATCCGTCTGTCGAAGGATAAGGTGAACCGTTCCAAAATCGGTTCCGATCATGATGTGAGTGATATCCGTACGAGCAGCAGTGCGTTTCTGCCGGACGATGAGTTGACGGGCAGGATCGAGAAGCGCCTCGCTCAGATTATGAATGTGCCGGTGGAGCATGGAGAAGGGATTCATATCCTTCATTATAAACCGGGGCAGGAATATAAAGCGCACCATGACTATTTCCGTTCTACTTCCAGAGCCGCGAAAAACCCGAGGATCAGCACCCTCGTCCTCTACTTGAATGATGTCGAAGAAGGCGGGGAAACATATTTCCCGGAAATGAACCTTACCGTCTCCCCTCACAAAGGAATGGCGGTCTATTTCGAGTATTTCTATAACGATCCTGCGATCAATGAGCGTACGCTTCATGGAGGTTCGCCGGTCACTGCCGGAGAGAAGTGGGCGGCAACGATGTGGGTACGGAGGCAGCAGTATCGATAA
- a CDS encoding asparaginase: protein MKRILLLSTGGTIGCIQTEEGLIPGIPIQDLVGYLPLKEEDVQIDTDTVLNIDSTNMQPEHWEEIAKAVYAHYPDYDGFVITHGTDTLSYTSAALSYMLPNLQKPVVLTGSIQPIDAQKTDGVRNLTDAVTYAKQGEPGVFVVFGGRVIEGTHAVKMRTESYDAFESINYPYIAYIEGDRIEPNMDVPDRVEGDFRLETGLCTDVHLFKLYPGVKPEMLNLIKDHFQAVIIETFGSGGLPFLERDLTKTVEDLIGEGKIVVITTQCLEEGADLSLYKVGRVIDQEKVILSNDMNTEALLPKLMWAMGRTSNFSELKQLVEGSSSP from the coding sequence ATGAAACGAATTCTTCTCTTGTCGACAGGTGGAACGATCGGATGTATCCAAACGGAGGAGGGGCTGATCCCGGGCATTCCCATCCAGGATCTGGTCGGTTATCTGCCATTGAAGGAAGAGGACGTACAGATTGATACGGATACGGTTCTCAACATCGATAGTACGAACATGCAGCCGGAGCATTGGGAAGAGATAGCAAAGGCTGTCTATGCGCATTATCCGGACTACGATGGGTTCGTCATCACTCATGGAACGGATACGCTGTCCTATACATCCGCAGCCTTGTCCTACATGCTGCCGAATCTGCAGAAGCCGGTGGTATTGACCGGCTCCATCCAGCCGATCGATGCACAGAAGACGGACGGAGTGCGGAATTTGACGGATGCTGTTACCTATGCAAAACAAGGAGAACCCGGTGTGTTCGTCGTCTTCGGCGGACGGGTCATTGAAGGAACGCATGCGGTCAAAATGAGGACCGAAAGCTATGATGCGTTTGAAAGTATCAACTATCCATATATTGCTTATATCGAGGGCGACCGTATTGAGCCTAATATGGATGTGCCGGATCGTGTGGAAGGTGATTTCCGCCTGGAAACAGGGCTGTGCACGGATGTTCATTTGTTCAAGCTGTATCCGGGAGTCAAACCGGAAATGTTAAATCTCATCAAAGATCATTTTCAGGCCGTCATTATTGAAACATTCGGAAGCGGCGGACTGCCGTTTCTCGAGCGCGATCTCACCAAAACCGTAGAAGACCTGATCGGGGAAGGGAAGATCGTCGTCATCACGACACAATGCCTGGAAGAAGGAGCGGACTTATCGCTCTATAAGGTCGGCAGGGTGATCGATCAGGAGAAGGTCATCCTTTCGAACGATATGAATACCGAGGCGCTGCTGCCGAAGCTGATGTGGGCGATGGGGCGGACCTCAAACTTCTCCGAATTGAAGCAGCTCGTTGAAGGCTCTTCCAGTCCATGA
- a CDS encoding acyl-CoA carboxylase subunit beta — protein MEGKQESLVKQRKLSARERIDLLADAGSFWELGAAAHSPVPGMEERTPADGLIGGMIRVEGREAVVQAMDVRVLSGTEGEVHLRKSEFFYSYAKKRKLPLFNLCEGGGLRMPDGMGSDGISDKLFPHCMLDHGRETPVLTAILGECYGGPTWMAVTSDFVTQVKGTGMAVAGPRMLEMASGERLTADDLGGTGVHAVHTGHIDHIAETEEDAIEMLRTFFRYLPSNAEDTPPVVHSGDGDRRIDVMDIVPANLRRPYDVREVIETLFDLQTFMEYRSFYGKALITGFARLDGQVTGIVANQPMQMAGAPGPEECDKAVDFICLCDSYHIPLVFLHDTPGFRISSQAEKRKMASKIMNWNTALAKSTVPKYSVVLRKSIGAAYGNMCGPGMGADVVAAWPEAEINFTGPEVGVNVVYGKHIQQAEDPKQERAKYLEQWNFDSSPMKAAGKFLIEDIIEPEATRSFLLRFLRSATASGPVKSDRRLADWPMSQ, from the coding sequence GTGGAGGGAAAACAGGAAAGCTTAGTGAAACAGCGGAAATTAAGTGCAAGGGAACGAATCGATCTGCTTGCGGATGCCGGGTCGTTCTGGGAACTAGGGGCGGCCGCACATTCTCCGGTACCTGGTATGGAAGAGCGGACACCGGCAGACGGACTGATCGGCGGCATGATCCGCGTGGAAGGGAGAGAGGCGGTCGTTCAGGCGATGGACGTCCGCGTGCTGTCCGGAACAGAGGGGGAAGTACACCTGCGAAAGAGTGAGTTCTTCTATTCTTATGCGAAGAAACGGAAGCTGCCGCTGTTCAACTTATGTGAAGGCGGAGGACTGCGGATGCCGGACGGGATGGGTTCCGACGGCATTAGTGACAAACTATTCCCTCACTGCATGCTCGATCATGGGAGGGAAACACCGGTCCTGACTGCCATACTTGGAGAATGCTACGGCGGTCCGACATGGATGGCCGTCACCTCCGATTTTGTCACTCAGGTGAAGGGAACGGGGATGGCCGTAGCTGGACCAAGGATGCTCGAAATGGCAAGCGGGGAGCGGCTGACAGCGGACGATCTTGGCGGAACCGGCGTCCATGCCGTCCACACGGGTCACATCGATCACATAGCGGAAACCGAGGAAGATGCCATCGAGATGCTGCGCACATTTTTCCGTTACCTACCTTCCAATGCAGAAGACACTCCGCCGGTCGTTCACAGCGGGGATGGCGATCGGAGGATTGATGTAATGGACATCGTACCTGCCAATTTGCGGCGCCCTTATGATGTGAGGGAGGTTATCGAAACTCTGTTTGATCTGCAGACGTTCATGGAATACCGATCGTTTTACGGAAAAGCACTGATCACCGGTTTTGCCCGTCTGGACGGGCAGGTAACCGGGATCGTCGCAAACCAACCGATGCAGATGGCAGGTGCACCGGGACCGGAGGAATGTGATAAAGCGGTGGATTTCATCTGCCTGTGCGATTCCTACCATATTCCCCTCGTCTTTCTTCATGACACGCCTGGTTTCCGGATCAGCAGCCAGGCGGAGAAGCGGAAGATGGCTTCGAAGATTATGAACTGGAACACGGCCCTTGCTAAGTCGACGGTGCCGAAATACTCGGTCGTTCTCCGAAAGAGTATTGGAGCCGCTTATGGAAATATGTGCGGACCCGGAATGGGAGCAGACGTCGTCGCTGCCTGGCCGGAGGCGGAAATCAACTTCACCGGTCCTGAGGTCGGTGTGAATGTGGTGTATGGAAAGCATATTCAACAGGCAGAAGATCCGAAGCAGGAACGAGCCAAATATTTAGAGCAGTGGAATTTCGACAGCTCTCCGATGAAGGCAGCAGGCAAATTTCTGATTGAAGACATTATTGAACCGGAAGCTACCCGTTCCTTTCTTCTCCGTTTCCTTCGATCGGCGACGGCTTCCGGTCCAGTGAAAAGCGACAGACGTCTCGCTGATTGGCCGATGTCGCAGTAG
- a CDS encoding FixH family protein, which yields MGRKSIIGTFLMVGILLMLTACGGEDNAEQQAADSDLVPLDVRFSTTPEEQLEPGDTFTLQAHVTKGEEAVNDADEVQFEMWQDGQDEEDHKMLEGESTGDGMYEVETSVEEAGLYYVVSHVQARGSHNMPKDELVIGDVDSAQKEPSEEEGGMVHIMMEEPVEKGEETTLTAHVMEAEAPVEGADVRFEVWKEGEESHDFVDAEEAGETYTADYVFPESGTYQVKLHVEKGDWHTHKEKAITVN from the coding sequence ATGGGCAGGAAGTCAATAATCGGAACTTTTCTTATGGTTGGTATACTGCTGATGCTCACGGCATGCGGAGGGGAAGACAACGCGGAACAGCAGGCGGCGGATAGTGATCTGGTACCTCTCGACGTCCGTTTCTCAACGACTCCGGAAGAACAGCTGGAACCTGGTGACACTTTCACCTTACAGGCCCATGTAACGAAAGGGGAAGAAGCTGTAAATGATGCCGACGAGGTCCAATTCGAGATGTGGCAGGACGGTCAGGATGAGGAAGACCACAAAATGCTCGAAGGCGAATCAACGGGGGACGGCATGTATGAGGTCGAAACCTCTGTAGAGGAAGCGGGTCTGTACTATGTCGTTTCCCACGTCCAGGCAAGAGGATCTCACAACATGCCGAAGGACGAGCTTGTCATCGGAGATGTCGATTCTGCACAGAAAGAGCCTTCGGAAGAGGAAGGTGGGATGGTCCATATCATGATGGAGGAGCCTGTTGAAAAAGGGGAAGAGACGACCTTGACCGCGCATGTGATGGAAGCAGAAGCGCCGGTGGAAGGTGCGGACGTCCGTTTCGAAGTGTGGAAAGAAGGGGAAGAGTCCCATGATTTCGTCGATGCGGAGGAAGCGGGAGAGACGTATACGGCTGACTATGTGTTCCCGGAATCCGGAACCTATCAAGTGAAGCTGCATGTGGAAAAAGGGGACTGGCATACCCATAAAGAGAAAGCCATTACCGTGAACTAG
- a CDS encoding SCO family protein: MKRYVMVLLGVLLLAGCGGEIESNMSGSVQSFSFTTQDNGKLSNEDLEGDWWVADTIFTNCETVCPPMTNNMAVLQQKMEEEDIDAQLVSFSIDPENDTPEALKEFGDKFGADYDNWSFLTGYEFQTIKELSIKSFSNLVDEIPDSDQYMHGTSFFLVNPEGKVIKKYDGTKRSEMDKIVEDLKKVQ, encoded by the coding sequence ATGAAGCGATACGTAATGGTTCTGTTGGGAGTATTGCTGCTGGCAGGTTGCGGCGGGGAAATTGAGTCGAACATGTCAGGCTCTGTCCAGTCTTTCTCCTTCACGACGCAGGATAACGGTAAATTAAGTAACGAAGATTTAGAGGGAGATTGGTGGGTGGCTGATACGATTTTCACAAATTGCGAGACGGTCTGTCCTCCGATGACGAATAATATGGCTGTGCTGCAGCAGAAAATGGAGGAAGAAGATATCGATGCCCAGCTTGTCTCTTTCAGCATCGATCCGGAAAATGATACACCGGAAGCGTTGAAAGAATTCGGCGACAAATTCGGAGCGGACTACGACAACTGGTCCTTCTTGACAGGGTATGAATTCCAGACGATTAAGGAATTATCCATCAAGTCGTTCAGCAACCTGGTCGACGAGATCCCGGATTCTGATCAGTACATGCACGGGACAAGCTTCTTCCTCGTCAATCCGGAAGGGAAGGTCATCAAGAAGTATGATGGAACGAAGCGGAGCGAAATGGACAAGATTGTGGAAGATCTGAAGAAAGTCCAATAA
- a CDS encoding sensor histidine kinase yields MSAINSIREWLKAIGLKQKIWVTMAVVSIGAVLIVIGLTYFLYERFYVDNQKDTLLLQGNNLKDVYMEDGEGGTFQERLRWMNENMEAEIIFTQNPMELSGALPYEEPLQESLITFEERQKLLDGETVTMVRQHPLFEQDILAVAIPLLEGDALSGAVFLYMPLDDVYAPFHSISLILIGAILILLSLLVWAGRKIAAQLVQPLENMRMISEEMAGGDFTKRMEVVSSDEVGALAHSFNRLSQSLEEVENNRREFLQNVSHELRTPLSYMRGYTEAIIEGVMGKEEEKKYIRITHQETIRLSRLVHDLLDLAQLEGESYPMQLDILPFSQLVLEVVEKFRLPLQQKGMDCKVELDEELIIKGDADRLEQVLSNLLDNAIRYSQEGDGVTINVRQEEDRALLEIHDTGAGIPEKDLAKIMDRFYRVHKSRSRKEGGSGLGLAIVKQIIVKHEADINIQSKENEWTKITLSFPLLDLEDE; encoded by the coding sequence GTGTCGGCTATAAATTCAATTAGAGAATGGCTGAAAGCGATTGGATTGAAACAGAAGATATGGGTGACGATGGCTGTAGTTTCCATCGGAGCTGTACTGATCGTCATCGGACTTACCTACTTTCTTTATGAAAGATTTTATGTAGACAATCAGAAAGACACGCTTCTTCTACAAGGAAACAATCTGAAGGATGTGTATATGGAAGATGGGGAGGGAGGTACCTTCCAGGAGCGTCTGCGGTGGATGAATGAAAATATGGAAGCGGAAATCATCTTTACTCAGAATCCAATGGAGCTGAGCGGTGCGCTGCCTTATGAGGAACCGCTGCAGGAATCATTGATCACTTTTGAAGAGAGGCAGAAGCTGCTTGATGGTGAAACCGTTACCATGGTCCGGCAGCATCCGCTCTTTGAGCAGGATATTCTGGCTGTGGCCATTCCTTTGCTGGAGGGAGATGCTCTCTCAGGTGCCGTATTTTTGTATATGCCCCTGGACGATGTCTATGCGCCCTTTCATTCCATTTCTCTTATTTTAATCGGGGCGATTCTCATTCTCTTATCGTTGTTAGTGTGGGCGGGGAGGAAAATAGCTGCCCAGCTTGTGCAGCCGTTGGAGAATATGAGGATGATCTCTGAAGAAATGGCCGGTGGGGATTTTACCAAGCGGATGGAGGTTGTTTCATCGGATGAAGTCGGTGCTCTTGCCCACTCTTTCAATCGATTATCTCAATCGCTGGAGGAAGTTGAGAACAACCGGAGAGAGTTCCTTCAGAACGTTTCCCATGAATTACGTACCCCTCTAAGCTATATGAGAGGATATACAGAGGCGATTATAGAAGGAGTCATGGGAAAGGAAGAGGAAAAGAAATATATCCGAATCACTCATCAGGAGACAATCCGGCTCTCCCGGCTGGTTCATGATCTGCTCGACCTGGCTCAGCTGGAAGGGGAGTCGTATCCGATGCAGCTGGATATTCTTCCTTTCTCACAGCTTGTCCTGGAGGTGGTGGAAAAGTTCCGACTGCCTTTGCAACAGAAGGGGATGGATTGTAAGGTTGAGCTTGATGAAGAGCTGATCATTAAAGGGGACGCAGATCGTCTCGAGCAAGTCTTAAGCAATCTCCTGGATAATGCCATCCGCTATAGTCAAGAAGGAGATGGAGTGACGATTAATGTGCGACAGGAAGAAGACCGTGCCCTGCTTGAAATTCACGATACAGGGGCAGGAATACCTGAGAAGGATTTGGCGAAGATCATGGATCGATTCTATCGTGTGCATAAGTCGAGATCGAGAAAAGAAGGAGGATCTGGTCTCGGACTTGCCATCGTCAAGCAAATTATCGTCAAACACGAGGCGGACATAAATATCCAATCTAAAGAAAACGAGTGGACGAAAATTACTCTTTCCTTTCCTTTATTGGATCTGGAAGATGAATAA
- a CDS encoding YncE family protein, which yields MNKCWMFLLLVLLLLLSGCREDKVVIPQGAADSIVISHLKDNRMSFLDPEGNLLKDTKVGTVIADMERIDDLHIAFTTKKEDFLVLLNLETGKTKNWADVGPDVNKLLYVADSHQLYLADSKNNQVQVFDTEKEEITGMIPVGSFPLSMVTDDHGEMLYVLNQQDDSVSVIDTKTFEVVREIAVPHLPEGLWYNDSKLYIGGHGPVHGELNRHVYVFDVDKGEQMDRIAVGLMPVNLYSPEGSSNLYVVCHGSHEVVKVPFDDYENKETVKVGANPFDVISQHGNLYVSSIDSDKVTVMDIESFEVTREIAVDGGPVTMIAGGKEE from the coding sequence ATGAATAAGTGTTGGATGTTTTTGTTGTTGGTCCTTTTACTTCTATTGTCCGGCTGCCGGGAGGACAAGGTTGTGATTCCGCAGGGGGCGGCAGATTCGATTGTTATTTCCCACTTGAAAGACAATCGGATGTCGTTTCTGGATCCGGAGGGTAATTTGTTGAAGGATACAAAGGTTGGGACCGTTATTGCTGATATGGAAAGGATCGATGATCTACATATAGCTTTCACGACGAAAAAAGAGGATTTCCTGGTCCTGTTGAATTTGGAAACAGGGAAAACAAAGAATTGGGCGGATGTCGGACCGGATGTCAATAAGCTACTTTATGTAGCAGACAGCCACCAGTTGTATCTGGCAGACAGTAAAAACAATCAGGTACAGGTGTTTGATACAGAAAAAGAGGAGATTACGGGGATGATACCAGTCGGTTCTTTTCCCCTTTCCATGGTGACGGATGATCATGGAGAAATGCTGTATGTGTTGAATCAGCAGGATGACTCGGTCTCCGTCATTGATACGAAGACTTTTGAAGTGGTTAGGGAAATTGCAGTTCCCCATCTGCCGGAGGGGCTGTGGTATAACGATTCTAAACTGTATATCGGCGGCCATGGACCGGTACATGGTGAATTAAACCGCCACGTCTATGTGTTTGATGTCGACAAAGGGGAGCAGATGGATCGGATAGCTGTCGGCTTGATGCCGGTCAATCTGTACAGCCCGGAAGGAAGTTCGAATTTGTATGTAGTCTGTCACGGGTCTCATGAAGTAGTGAAGGTCCCGTTCGATGATTATGAAAACAAAGAGACGGTTAAAGTGGGAGCGAATCCTTTTGACGTCATCTCCCAACATGGCAACCTCTATGTATCAAGCATCGACAGTGATAAAGTAACCGTCATGGACATCGAATCGTTCGAAGTCACAAGGGAAATTGCTGTAGATGGAGGGCCTGTAACGATGATAGCTGGAGGGAAAGAGGAATGA
- a CDS encoding YbaN family protein has translation MKQFVKVLLIVIGSISLGLGVLGIVLPLVPTTPFLLLTAACYVRSSDRLYNWLMTNKWFGSYIQNYKSGRGIPVKAKVSVLIMIWFSFLFSAFFIAPNVWLKLGFIFGGCFFTVVIYLTKTYRPEEDK, from the coding sequence ATGAAACAGTTTGTAAAGGTACTGTTGATCGTCATTGGCAGTATATCACTCGGTCTTGGCGTGTTGGGAATCGTTCTCCCTCTGGTTCCGACGACACCGTTCCTGCTGTTGACAGCAGCTTGTTATGTGCGCAGTTCCGACCGTCTGTACAATTGGCTGATGACGAATAAATGGTTCGGTTCCTATATCCAAAATTATAAATCGGGCAGAGGAATTCCTGTCAAAGCGAAGGTATCTGTCCTGATCATGATATGGTTTTCCTTTCTTTTCTCCGCGTTTTTCATTGCTCCGAACGTATGGCTGAAGCTCGGTTTTATTTTCGGAGGATGTTTCTTTACCGTCGTGATCTATCTCACGAAAACGTATCGTCCGGAAGAAGATAAGTAG
- a CDS encoding response regulator transcription factor produces the protein MNILVVDDEKEMIRLITSYLEAHSYQVCTAQDGEEAVRLLKTKEIDLVLLDVMMPKMDGMEACREIRRFSDVPVLMLTAKSHEDDRVYGLKVGADDYIVKPFSPKELVARIEASLRRTKGFQIEGEGYFRYKEIEVDLKGHVVRVEQKKVNLTRKEFQLLAHLIQNQGQVFTRDQLLDRVWGFGSEGTMRTVDTHIKTLRLKLKSAGVYVQTVWGVGYKFN, from the coding sequence ATGAACATATTAGTTGTGGATGATGAGAAGGAAATGATCCGCCTGATTACTTCGTATTTAGAGGCGCACAGCTATCAGGTGTGTACGGCCCAGGACGGAGAAGAAGCAGTTCGATTGCTGAAGACAAAAGAAATCGACCTTGTCCTGTTGGATGTCATGATGCCAAAGATGGACGGAATGGAGGCCTGCAGGGAAATCCGGCGTTTTTCTGATGTTCCTGTTCTGATGCTGACGGCGAAGAGCCATGAAGACGACCGGGTGTATGGTTTGAAGGTAGGAGCGGATGATTACATTGTCAAGCCGTTCAGCCCGAAGGAACTGGTAGCTAGAATCGAAGCTTCTCTCCGTCGTACGAAAGGCTTCCAGATAGAAGGAGAAGGATACTTCAGGTATAAAGAGATAGAAGTGGACTTGAAAGGACATGTCGTGCGGGTCGAACAAAAGAAAGTAAATTTGACGAGAAAGGAATTTCAACTGCTCGCTCATTTAATCCAGAATCAAGGCCAGGTGTTCACACGTGATCAACTGCTTGACCGTGTGTGGGGATTTGGAAGCGAAGGGACGATGAGAACCGTAGATACCCATATCAAGACGTTGAGATTGAAGCTGAAGTCAGCAGGAGTTTACGTGCAGACGGTTTGGGGTGTCGGCTATAAATTCAATTAG